A genomic segment from Solenopsis invicta isolate M01_SB chromosome 5, UNIL_Sinv_3.0, whole genome shotgun sequence encodes:
- the LOC105193359 gene encoding uncharacterized protein LOC105193359: MRMTSYVAFQQYDLLDSEGYGSASSPESNPRGNWHHQEIYPQPPRSRGSSCGSVSSVDSHHQQEYQEIGGGAPNGSLHVTAGFNFGDFYEGYYQEGGCRNEHQPTLNSDGTRNVTDLHAKLIFRMNEQCATYDDAASRMAFNEGVMNKQDPAGYIQKMDHLPAGAYANSRTDFGQSQPIFATKGYAKNGTYHPRNENHRYAPRSHPYVTYTVPRNESGLPSGQPNKCDQSRYHQRNDSLHVVLPAEYTGQKSKEAAVQKMKTSAPGVEVLRKRRLAANARERRRMNSLNDAFDRLRDVVPSLGNDRKLSKFETLQMAQTYISALYELLQRK; this comes from the coding sequence ATGAGGATGACCTCCTACGTAGCCTTCCAACAATACGACCTCCTGGACTCCGAGGGCTACGGATCGGCGAGCAGCCCGGAATCGAATCCGCGTGGCAATTGGCATCACCAAGAGATCTATCCGCAGCCGCCGCGGTCCAGGGGCAGCAGCTGCGGCAGCGTCAGTTCCGTGGATAGTCACCATCAGCAGGAATACCAGGAGATCGGTGGCGGAGCCCCCAATGGCAGTCTCCACGTGACCGCCGGCTTCAATTTCGGCGATTTCTACGAGGGCTACTATCAGGAGGGTGGCTGTCGGAACGAGCATCAGCCAACGTTGAACAGTGACGGCACCAGGAACGTCACGGATCTTCACGCCAAATTGATCTTCAGGATGAACGAGCAATGTGCGACTTACGATGACGCTGCATCTAGGATGGCATTCAATGAGGGTGTCATGAACAAGCAGGATCCAGCGGGATATATCCAGAAGATGGACCATCTCCCGGCTGGAGCATACGCCAACTCGAGGACCGACTTTGGTCAAAGTCAGCCCATCTTCGCCACGAAGGGCTATGCGAAGAACGGTACCTATCATCCGCGGAACGAGAATCACCGTTACGCTCCGAGGAGTCACCCTTACGTCACTTACACTGTGCCGAGAAACGAATCTGGTCTACCGAGCGGCCAACCGAACAAATGCGATCAATCGAGGTATCATCAGAGAAACGATAGTCTTCACGTCGTTTTACCAGCGGAATACACTGGCCAGAAATCCAAAGAAGCGGCGGTACAGAAGATGAAGACTAGTGCACCCGGTGTTGAGGTACTGAGGAAGAGAAGATTGGCGGCGAACGccagagagagaaggaggatgAACAGCCTAAACGACGCTTTCGACAGACTACGCGACGTCGTACCCAGTCTGGGTAATGACAGGAAGCTCAGTAAGTTTGAAACGCTGCAAATGGCACAAACCTACATTTCCGCGCTCTATGAGTTGCTACAACGCAAATGA